One region of Campylobacter lari genomic DNA includes:
- a CDS encoding bifunctional 2-C-methyl-D-erythritol 4-phosphate cytidylyltransferase/2-C-methyl-D-erythritol 2,4-cyclodiphosphate synthase, protein MLDISLIMLSAGESSRFNAPVKKQFLRLGEHPLWLYATKNLSSFYPFKQVIVTSGNISYMKRFAPEYHFVKGGNTRAQSLLNALNLVQSEYVLVSDVARVLISKNLFNNIIENYDKADCITPVLKVSDTAIYAQEVIDRDKIKLIQTPQLSRTSMLKKALEQNANFTDDSTAIQAIGGKIWYVQGDELAKKITFKEDLKSLNLPKPSWEIFNGNGFDVHEFGEQRALLLGGVKVHENMGLKAHSDGDVLAHALIDALLGAAGLGDIGELFPDNDIQYKNADSMLLLQNAYTLVQNYGFELVNADITIIAQTPKMKDFKEDIAFNIAKILKVTPNKINIKATTTEHLGFVGRKEGIAVLVSANLKYFDWMKL, encoded by the coding sequence ATGTTAGATATTTCCTTGATTATGCTATCAGCAGGGGAGTCATCAAGATTTAATGCTCCAGTAAAAAAGCAGTTTTTAAGACTAGGTGAACATCCATTATGGCTTTATGCAACTAAAAATTTAAGTTCTTTTTACCCTTTTAAACAAGTAATTGTTACTTCTGGTAATATTTCTTATATGAAAAGATTTGCACCTGAGTATCATTTTGTTAAAGGCGGTAATACAAGAGCACAATCATTACTTAATGCTTTAAATTTAGTACAAAGTGAATATGTTTTAGTTAGCGATGTCGCAAGGGTTTTGATTTCTAAAAACCTTTTTAATAATATTATAGAAAATTACGATAAAGCAGATTGTATTACACCTGTTTTAAAAGTAAGCGATACAGCAATTTATGCTCAAGAAGTTATCGACAGAGATAAAATAAAACTCATACAAACCCCTCAACTTTCGCGCACAAGTATGCTCAAAAAAGCTTTAGAGCAAAATGCAAATTTTACCGATGATAGCACAGCAATACAAGCTATTGGTGGTAAGATTTGGTATGTACAAGGTGATGAGTTAGCTAAAAAAATTACCTTTAAAGAAGATTTAAAAAGCTTAAATTTACCAAAACCATCTTGGGAAATTTTTAATGGAAATGGTTTTGATGTGCATGAATTTGGAGAGCAAAGAGCCTTACTTTTAGGCGGAGTAAAAGTACATGAAAATATGGGCTTGAAAGCTCATTCTGATGGAGATGTGCTAGCTCATGCACTAATTGATGCGCTTTTAGGTGCAGCAGGACTTGGAGATATTGGAGAACTTTTTCCAGATAATGATATACAATATAAAAACGCAGATTCTATGCTTTTATTGCAAAATGCTTATACTTTGGTGCAAAATTATGGATTTGAGCTTGTGAATGCTGATATTACAATCATTGCACAAACGCCCAAGATGAAAGATTTTAAAGAAGATATTGCTTTTAATATAGCCAAAATATTAAAAGTAACACCAAATAAAATCAATATCAAAGCCACCACCACAGAGCATTTAGGTTTTGTAGGAAGAAAAGAAGGAATTGCTGTTTTAGTAAGTGCGAATTTAAAATATTTTGATTGGATGAAATTATGA
- a CDS encoding response regulator transcription factor yields MKVLIVENEFYLAQSIGSKLNSIGYDCDIIANVNELAHHDYEIILLSTSMANFEHIVEIFKHKIIILLISYISSDTVLAPLKAGASDYIQKPFMIEELTRKIKHFQEFKKINILNHTYQSYLKHKFETAKLPTFDYKKFKLPLILKTNNQNFADHFVFNYTNEHNVANIYIDLSHQQNLDKIFKDNCLYYLVNFQTLKSSDKEKVLNLALKKAVIIHTSTNVEHSDFQILELGEDEKNFESNGILTIDNYVKHIIISYQNVFPDTDLSKKLGISRKSLWEKRKKYGITKKK; encoded by the coding sequence ATGAAAGTTTTAATAGTAGAAAATGAATTTTATTTAGCTCAAAGCATAGGTTCAAAACTTAATTCTATAGGTTATGATTGTGATATTATTGCAAATGTTAATGAGCTTGCTCATCATGATTATGAAATCATTTTGCTTTCTACTAGTATGGCTAATTTTGAACATATTGTAGAAATTTTTAAGCATAAAATTATTATTTTACTCATATCTTATATAAGCTCAGATACAGTTTTAGCGCCACTAAAAGCCGGTGCGAGTGATTATATACAAAAGCCTTTTATGATAGAAGAATTAACGCGAAAAATCAAACATTTTCAAGAATTTAAGAAAATAAATATTTTAAATCATACTTATCAGTCTTATTTAAAACATAAATTTGAGACAGCTAAATTACCAACTTTTGATTATAAAAAATTCAAATTGCCTTTGATTTTAAAAACTAATAATCAAAATTTTGCAGATCATTTTGTATTTAACTATACCAATGAGCATAATGTCGCAAATATTTACATAGATCTTTCACATCAACAAAATTTAGATAAAATCTTTAAAGATAATTGTTTATACTATCTTGTAAATTTCCAAACTCTAAAATCATCAGACAAAGAAAAAGTGTTAAACCTTGCTTTAAAAAAAGCTGTTATTATACATACAAGTACAAATGTTGAACATAGTGATTTTCAAATTTTAGAACTGGGTGAGGATGAGAAAAACTTCGAAAGTAATGGAATTTTAACTATTGATAATTATGTTAAACATATTATCATTAGTTATCAAAATGTCTTTCCTGATACAGATTTGTCAAAAAAATTAGGAATTTCTAGAAAATCTTTATGGGAAAAAAGGAAAAAATATGGCATTACAAAGAAAAAATAG
- a CDS encoding sulfate adenylyltransferase — MALQRKNSITISEEEYEVLCFIKEGVFGSFTKLMNQKERDEVIATGMIHKQKIPYTLTFAPASTKENNTALENAKVGDKIDFICNDKPIGHIILESKFENDKNSNDIFRPNACLIQDFGKICISGEFEIYHNNIKAIKEDFEKIKKRLNPSNITAIVSSFDPFHRAHERILRWAIEQSDLVIIFLIESYENNGLSLKLKKRCFDVFAQNYLPSSRVLLIPLHNIKIFASHLNPVLECALAKSFDCNKLFVGQNHAGLGMYFNQNRTFTVLDDFAKDYNIEVTILPEFVFCDECKMVVSTKSCPHGAHHHMKYHGDSLKNLLRLGIIPPAVFIRREISALILSELFPNRFHNKQNIYSNLFPTHGILEYRSDKEFYEQLIKLHQMSYMV, encoded by the coding sequence ATGGCATTACAAAGAAAAAATAGTATTACAATCTCAGAAGAAGAATACGAAGTTTTATGTTTTATCAAAGAAGGAGTTTTTGGTTCTTTTACAAAATTAATGAATCAAAAAGAAAGAGATGAAGTTATAGCCACAGGAATGATACATAAACAAAAAATTCCTTATACTCTTACCTTTGCACCTGCAAGTACAAAAGAAAATAATACTGCTTTAGAAAATGCAAAAGTTGGCGATAAAATAGACTTTATTTGCAATGATAAACCCATAGGACATATCATTTTAGAAAGCAAATTTGAAAATGATAAAAATAGCAATGATATTTTTAGACCTAATGCTTGCTTGATCCAAGATTTTGGAAAAATTTGTATAAGTGGTGAATTTGAAATTTATCACAATAATATCAAAGCCATTAAAGAAGATTTTGAAAAAATCAAAAAAAGATTAAATCCTTCTAATATCACAGCCATTGTTTCAAGTTTTGATCCTTTTCATAGAGCACATGAGAGAATTTTAAGATGGGCTATAGAACAATCTGATTTAGTGATTATTTTCCTTATAGAATCCTATGAAAACAACGGATTGAGCTTAAAACTCAAAAAGCGTTGTTTTGATGTTTTTGCGCAAAATTACTTACCATCTTCTAGGGTTTTACTCATACCTTTACATAATATCAAAATTTTTGCCTCGCATTTAAACCCTGTGCTTGAGTGCGCTTTGGCTAAAAGTTTTGATTGCAATAAACTTTTTGTAGGACAAAATCATGCAGGACTTGGAATGTATTTTAATCAAAACAGAACCTTTACCGTGCTTGATGATTTTGCAAAAGATTATAATATAGAAGTTACCATACTTCCTGAATTTGTATTTTGTGATGAATGTAAAATGGTAGTAAGTACCAAATCATGTCCCCATGGAGCTCATCATCATATGAAATACCATGGTGATTCTTTAAAAAATTTACTTAGACTTGGTATCATTCCACCAGCAGTTTTTATAAGAAGAGAAATTTCAGCTTTGATTTTATCTGAGCTTTTCCCAAATCGCTTTCATAATAAACAAAATATCTATAGCAATCTTTTCCCTACACATGGTATTTTAGAGTATCGAAGCGATAAAGAATTTTATGAGCAACTTATAAAACTTCATCAAATGTCATATATGGTGTAA
- a CDS encoding phosphatidylglycerophosphatase A family protein, translated as MQKLFLTFFYSGSVNKAPGTFGTIAALIPAFFILRYLGIGTLILLAILLFLISIKIIDQYEKQTGIHDDKHIVIDEVVGVFLALAICGQSVFTFLLSFVLFRFFDITKPSIIGKIDKKTKGGLGVMLDDVLAGIFAGLFSAVIYGILLKFDLLWFDISIMEIF; from the coding sequence ATGCAAAAATTATTTTTAACTTTTTTTTATTCAGGTAGTGTTAATAAAGCTCCAGGAACCTTTGGTACAATAGCAGCGCTAATCCCTGCTTTTTTTATTTTAAGGTATTTGGGTATAGGAACTTTAATCTTGCTTGCAATTTTACTTTTTTTAATCTCTATAAAAATCATCGATCAATATGAAAAACAAACAGGCATACACGATGATAAGCATATTGTAATAGATGAAGTTGTTGGGGTATTTTTAGCCTTGGCAATTTGCGGACAGAGTGTTTTTACTTTTTTGCTTTCTTTTGTTTTATTTAGATTTTTTGATATCACAAAACCTTCTATCATAGGTAAAATTGACAAAAAAACTAAAGGTGGTTTAGGCGTAATGCTAGATGATGTTTTAGCAGGAATTTTCGCAGGATTATTTAGTGCAGTAATTTATGGAATTTTACTTAAATTTGATCTTTTATGGTTTGATATAAGCATTATGGAGATATTTTAG
- the mnmA gene encoding tRNA 2-thiouridine(34) synthase MnmA, translated as MKILVAMSGGVDSTVTAYKLKQAGHEIIGCYMKLHGKANYHEENIQKVEKVAKFLDIKYHILDLQEDFKNQVYMPFVNTYKEGKTPNPCALCNRFIKLGKLLEFAKSLGCEKLATGHYARIENGLIKIAVDESKDQSYFLANAEKEALEYLIFPLGEMRKEDVKKFASTIDVLKSFATQKESSEICFVEDTYVQVLDQFMDTKIPGIVRDSSGKEVGKHEGYMHYTIGKRRGFEVRGAHEPHFVLKIDPKKNEIIVGKKEELKISEFNLDNINLFVDAKELDCEVKIRYRSRSTPCKVLINEDKSAKIILQEPVYGLASGQMAVFYDKDLVLASGFIK; from the coding sequence ATGAAAATTCTTGTTGCAATGAGTGGGGGTGTAGATAGCACTGTAACTGCTTATAAGTTAAAGCAAGCAGGACATGAGATTATAGGTTGTTATATGAAGCTTCATGGAAAAGCTAATTATCATGAAGAAAATATACAAAAAGTTGAAAAAGTTGCTAAATTTTTAGACATCAAATATCATATTTTAGACTTACAAGAAGATTTTAAAAATCAAGTTTATATGCCTTTTGTTAATACCTACAAAGAAGGAAAGACGCCAAATCCTTGTGCTTTGTGTAATCGCTTTATTAAGCTTGGCAAGCTTTTAGAATTTGCTAAGAGTTTGGGTTGTGAGAAATTAGCCACAGGTCATTATGCAAGGATAGAAAATGGTTTGATTAAAATTGCAGTTGATGAGAGTAAGGATCAAAGCTATTTTTTAGCAAATGCAGAGAAAGAGGCTTTGGAATATTTGATTTTCCCTCTTGGAGAGATGAGAAAAGAAGATGTGAAAAAATTTGCTTCTACAATTGATGTTTTAAAATCTTTTGCAACACAAAAGGAAAGTTCTGAAATTTGTTTTGTGGAAGATACTTATGTGCAAGTTTTAGATCAGTTTATGGATACTAAAATTCCAGGTATTGTAAGAGATAGTAGTGGTAAAGAAGTAGGAAAACACGAAGGTTATATGCACTATACCATAGGTAAAAGAAGAGGTTTTGAGGTACGCGGGGCTCATGAGCCACATTTTGTGTTAAAAATTGATCCTAAAAAAAATGAAATCATAGTAGGTAAAAAAGAAGAACTTAAGATAAGTGAATTTAATCTTGATAATATTAATTTATTTGTTGATGCTAAAGAGCTAGATTGTGAAGTAAAAATACGCTATAGATCAAGATCGACCCCATGTAAAGTTTTGATTAATGAAGATAAAAGTGCAAAAATCATTTTACAAGAGCCTGTTTATGGGCTTGCTAGCGGACAAATGGCGGTATTTTACGATAAAGATTTGGTTCTTGCAAGCGGATTTATTAAATAA
- a CDS encoding LOG family protein: MNEKIIQDLEKFANMPNLKNAITFFGSARLKEDNEYCILASKLAQKLADEGYSIISGGGGGIMQAANHGAMQSQTSHLKSFGFNIHLPFEQKANDFLEYNITFKSLAIRKMALIQKSLAFVIFPGGFGTLDEFFEILTLKQLSFKKDVPIILVGQKFWQPLDEFIKTSLLELGTISKNDELKYSISDDLDEIIRMIKEKDENSCCNEWGCR; encoded by the coding sequence ATGAATGAAAAAATAATCCAAGATTTAGAAAAATTTGCTAACATGCCAAACCTAAAAAATGCTATAACTTTTTTTGGTTCTGCAAGATTAAAAGAAGACAATGAGTATTGTATTTTGGCTTCAAAATTAGCTCAAAAGTTAGCTGATGAGGGTTATAGCATCATCAGTGGTGGTGGCGGTGGTATTATGCAAGCTGCTAATCATGGCGCTATGCAAAGTCAAACTTCCCACTTAAAATCTTTTGGATTTAATATACATTTACCATTTGAGCAAAAAGCAAATGACTTTTTAGAGTATAATATCACTTTTAAGAGCTTAGCCATTCGCAAAATGGCTCTTATCCAAAAGAGTCTAGCTTTTGTGATTTTCCCAGGCGGCTTTGGAACATTAGATGAATTTTTTGAAATTCTTACTCTTAAGCAACTTAGTTTTAAAAAAGATGTTCCTATTATTTTAGTTGGGCAAAAATTTTGGCAACCTCTTGATGAATTTATCAAAACTTCTTTACTAGAACTTGGAACTATATCTAAAAATGATGAGTTAAAGTATAGTATAAGTGATGATTTAGATGAAATTATAAGAATGATAAAGGAAAAAGATGAAAATTCTTGTTGCAATGAGTGGGGGTGTAGATAG